Proteins co-encoded in one Paracrocinitomix mangrovi genomic window:
- the era gene encoding GTPase Era, which translates to MSHQSGFVNIVGSPNVGKSTLMNQLVGEKVSIITSKAQTTRHRILGIVNNEDYQVVFSDTPGVLDPHYKLHENMMSFVSTALKDADIILFVTDIYETGMNHEKTLERLKKTSIPVLLLINKIDQGDQKLIEDKVEYWHKEMPNAEILPISALEGFNMEPIWKRILELLPESPPYYDKEELSDRPMRFFISEMIREKIFQNYKKEVPYATQVEVEEYKEEAKIIRIRAVIYVERKTQKGILIGHQGKKIKYVGIDARKDIEKFVGKQVHLELYVKVDKDWRENDKKLERHGY; encoded by the coding sequence ATGAGTCACCAGTCAGGTTTTGTAAATATTGTAGGTAGTCCAAATGTTGGAAAATCAACTTTGATGAATCAATTGGTTGGAGAGAAAGTGTCTATTATTACCTCCAAAGCTCAAACTACGCGTCACCGTATTTTGGGTATTGTCAACAATGAAGATTATCAAGTGGTTTTTTCTGATACACCTGGTGTATTGGATCCGCATTACAAGTTGCATGAAAACATGATGTCTTTTGTGAGTACTGCATTGAAAGATGCAGATATCATTCTTTTTGTTACGGATATTTACGAAACAGGAATGAATCATGAAAAGACATTGGAACGACTCAAAAAAACAAGTATTCCGGTTTTACTTTTGATCAATAAAATTGATCAGGGTGATCAAAAACTGATTGAAGATAAAGTAGAGTATTGGCACAAAGAAATGCCAAATGCCGAAATTTTGCCCATTTCAGCGCTTGAAGGTTTTAACATGGAGCCTATCTGGAAAAGAATACTTGAATTGCTGCCAGAAAGTCCTCCATACTATGATAAAGAAGAATTGTCAGATAGACCAATGCGCTTTTTTATCAGTGAAATGATTCGTGAAAAAATCTTTCAAAACTATAAGAAAGAAGTGCCTTATGCCACGCAGGTTGAGGTGGAGGAATATAAGGAAGAAGCAAAGATTATTAGAATTAGAGCTGTCATCTACGTTGAGCGCAAAACACAAAAAGGTATTTTAATTGGGCATCAAGGCAAGAAAATTAAATACGTTGGAATTGACGCCAGAAAAGACATTGAGAAATTTGTGGGCAAACAGGTGCACCTAGAGCTTTATGTCAAAGTAGATAAGGATTGGAGAGAAAACGATAAAAAATTAGAAAGACACGGATATTAA
- the der gene encoding ribosome biogenesis GTPase Der, producing the protein MSNIVAIVGRPNVGKSTLFNRLTKSKTAIVEEVSGVTRDRIYGLSEWNGIEFSVIDTGGYVHGSDDIFEEEIRKQVEIAIEEASVILFVVDVTTGVTDLDEEVTHLLRRTDKPVYLVANKVDNTNRQLDSAEFYSLGLGEIHNISAVNGSGTGELLDTLVEEFSSDGAPEDESDLPKIAVVGKPNVGKSSFINAITGEERNIVTPISGTTRDSIDTRYQLFGFDFKLIDTAGIRKKSKVHEDLEFYSVIRSIRSIEYSDVCVFMIDATEGIQKQDLNIFYVIEKNRKGVVVVVNKWDLVEKETQTMKEYEDKIRNQLAPFRDVPIIFTSTISKQRLHKVLEKTMEVYHNRTQKIPTRKLNDFVLEIVKKNPPPSVKGKYVKIKYATMLPTHAPAIAFFCNLPQYIKDPYKRYVENRLREEFNFEGVPIRIFFRKK; encoded by the coding sequence ATGTCAAATATTGTAGCCATAGTAGGAAGGCCAAATGTAGGTAAATCAACTTTGTTCAACCGATTGACAAAGTCAAAGACGGCCATAGTAGAAGAGGTGAGTGGTGTAACCAGAGATAGAATTTATGGCCTTTCTGAATGGAATGGAATTGAGTTCTCTGTGATTGATACCGGGGGATACGTTCATGGTTCAGATGATATTTTTGAAGAAGAAATTCGTAAACAAGTAGAGATAGCCATTGAAGAGGCATCTGTTATATTGTTTGTGGTTGATGTAACAACAGGTGTTACTGATTTGGATGAAGAGGTTACCCATTTATTGAGAAGAACAGATAAGCCTGTTTATTTGGTAGCTAATAAGGTGGATAATACCAACCGTCAATTAGATTCGGCTGAATTTTATTCGTTGGGATTGGGTGAGATTCACAATATATCTGCAGTAAATGGTTCAGGAACAGGAGAACTTTTAGACACTTTGGTAGAAGAGTTTAGTTCAGATGGAGCGCCTGAAGATGAATCAGATTTACCTAAAATTGCCGTGGTAGGAAAACCAAATGTTGGAAAATCATCTTTTATTAATGCAATTACTGGAGAAGAACGAAACATTGTTACACCCATTTCTGGAACAACCAGAGATTCTATTGATACGAGATATCAACTGTTTGGATTTGATTTTAAACTGATTGATACGGCAGGAATCAGAAAGAAAAGTAAGGTTCATGAAGATTTGGAATTTTACTCTGTGATCAGATCAATTAGAAGTATAGAATATTCTGATGTCTGCGTTTTTATGATTGATGCAACAGAGGGGATTCAGAAACAAGATTTGAACATCTTTTATGTAATTGAGAAAAACAGAAAAGGTGTTGTGGTTGTTGTAAATAAATGGGATTTGGTGGAGAAAGAAACTCAAACTATGAAAGAGTATGAGGACAAAATCCGCAATCAATTAGCGCCATTTAGAGATGTGCCAATCATTTTTACTTCAACAATTTCAAAGCAAAGATTACACAAGGTTTTAGAGAAAACCATGGAGGTTTATCACAACAGAACGCAAAAAATTCCTACCAGAAAACTGAATGATTTTGTTCTGGAAATTGTCAAGAAAAATCCTCCACCTTCTGTAAAAGGTAAATATGTTAAGATAAAATATGCTACAATGTTGCCTACACATGCACCAGCAATAGCTTTTTTCTGCAATTTGCCTCAGTATATTAAAGATCCTTATAAACGCTACGTTGAAAACAGGTTGAGAGAAGAATTCAATTTTGAGGGAGTTCCAATTAGAATTTTCTTCAGAAAAAAGTAA
- the holA gene encoding DNA polymerase III subunit delta produces MTYKDILKDFKERKFKPIYFLHGEESFYIDVIVKAAMNEILDESERDFNQTVLYAKDTQPIDVVDAASRLPMMSEYQVVVLKEAQEYKRAAQWEAFEQYFESPSHQTILVIAHKYKKFDKRSRIYKILAKKAVIFESEGIKDYQLPGWISEFVRSKGWNITDKACALVAEYIGNELERIVNELEKLFIVVEEGKQINEKHVEKHIGISKDYNVFELTNAILEKDIVKAYRIVKYFGENPKATHITVVLGSLYSLYQRLFKAHFAKTDDPGKLASILKIHPYPAKELIMNKRKHPAKIISRNFTILREYDLMAKGVNNGGATDAELMKELVYKLLH; encoded by the coding sequence GTGACTTACAAGGATATTTTAAAAGATTTCAAGGAGCGCAAGTTTAAGCCCATCTACTTTCTTCACGGAGAAGAGTCGTTTTACATTGATGTAATTGTTAAGGCGGCAATGAATGAGATTTTGGATGAGAGTGAACGTGATTTTAATCAAACTGTCTTGTACGCCAAAGACACCCAGCCAATAGATGTAGTGGATGCTGCCAGTCGTTTGCCAATGATGAGCGAGTATCAGGTGGTTGTATTAAAAGAGGCACAAGAATATAAAAGAGCAGCTCAATGGGAAGCTTTTGAGCAATATTTTGAGTCGCCATCTCATCAAACTATTTTGGTAATTGCTCACAAATACAAGAAGTTTGATAAGCGATCTCGTATCTATAAAATCCTGGCTAAGAAAGCCGTGATTTTTGAATCTGAAGGAATCAAAGATTATCAATTACCCGGTTGGATCAGTGAGTTTGTAAGATCTAAAGGATGGAACATTACAGATAAAGCCTGTGCATTGGTTGCAGAATATATTGGTAATGAGTTGGAGCGAATAGTGAATGAATTAGAGAAGTTGTTCATTGTCGTGGAAGAAGGCAAGCAAATCAATGAAAAACATGTTGAGAAACATATAGGAATCTCAAAAGATTACAATGTGTTTGAGTTGACTAATGCTATTCTTGAAAAAGATATTGTTAAGGCTTATCGCATTGTGAAATACTTTGGAGAAAATCCGAAGGCTACTCATATAACTGTTGTTTTAGGAAGTTTGTATTCACTTTACCAAAGGTTGTTTAAAGCTCATTTTGCCAAGACAGATGATCCCGGAAAACTTGCCAGCATACTTAAAATTCATCCGTATCCTGCTAAAGAGTTGATCATGAATAAGAGAAAGCATCCTGCTAAAATTATTTCTCGAAATTTCACCATCCTTAGGGAGTATGATCTCATGGCAAAAGGTGTGAATAATGGAGGTGCAACAGATGCCGAATTAATGAAGGAGTTGGTGTACAAATTGTTGCATTGA
- a CDS encoding TonB-dependent receptor codes for MLRNLLTLTLLLAVSIVFGQEGTLRGVVKSDADGNGVPFAKVVVMGAEKFASTDVDGLYSIPKIPVGTYTVRITASQFTDFTKEITIIEGKITTLNVELETGKQLDVIEVVHEDKDRKIDPRTSVVKITPKDILRVPVTGGVSDIAGYFQTVPGVVSTGDQGGQVYVRGGTPIQNKILLDGMTIYNPFHSIGFFSVFETDLIKSADIYTGGFNAKYGGRISSIMDITYRDGNAKRFAGAVGISPFTSNLLLEGPISKANNISFVVSGKASLLEQTSKALYPYINQDENGVTQGLPFNFWDLYGKVTVQGNAANKISFFGFSFNDNVTYQAVSNLNWKSFGGGSNFIFVPENSELFMKGRLNFSSYDIALEEENLEPRTSGIFGGELAFDFTYYLARKTKLDYGFGFSYFRTEFQTFNEVNRKIEQNDNTIEAGAYVSYRYVSKSKRLILEPSFRFQAYSSVGQVTAEPRFAGKFNITDIWRVKVAGGFYTQNFTSTTSDQDVVNLFYGFITAPSNIPSDFQLQNSSEIQIKNGLQKAWHGVGGIEIDLSKTLKLNLEGYYKFFNQLTNVNRNKIYEDNAENSQIDDVFKKDFIIENGRAWGGDIVLTFKTKHLYIWTAYSLGKVVRWDGFDEYAPVFDRRHNVNLIATYTFGKNESWEITSRWNLGTGLPFKQTVGVYEQPVINNIDDDYVAGNANELTFIYENGNNGRLPTYHRLDLNVKKTLSFENNKNLKIEFIAGVTNVYSRNNIFYVNRVTNEKVHQLPIMPSLAVNFKF; via the coding sequence ATGCTTCGAAATCTACTTACGTTAACCTTATTGCTGGCAGTGTCCATTGTTTTTGGACAAGAAGGAACCTTGAGAGGAGTTGTTAAAAGTGATGCGGATGGAAACGGTGTGCCTTTTGCCAAAGTTGTGGTGATGGGGGCTGAAAAATTTGCCAGTACAGACGTAGATGGATTATACTCGATTCCGAAAATTCCGGTTGGAACATATACTGTTAGAATTACAGCATCTCAATTTACTGATTTTACAAAAGAGATTACCATTATTGAGGGGAAGATTACTACCCTGAATGTGGAATTGGAAACAGGAAAACAGTTAGACGTAATTGAAGTTGTACATGAAGACAAAGACAGAAAAATTGATCCAAGAACTTCTGTTGTAAAAATCACACCTAAAGATATTTTAAGAGTTCCTGTTACTGGAGGGGTATCTGATATCGCGGGATATTTTCAAACTGTACCGGGTGTTGTTTCTACTGGAGACCAGGGAGGTCAGGTTTATGTGCGTGGTGGTACACCAATCCAAAATAAAATCTTGTTAGACGGAATGACTATTTACAATCCATTCCACTCAATTGGTTTTTTCTCAGTATTTGAAACTGATCTAATTAAATCAGCTGACATTTACACCGGAGGATTTAATGCTAAATATGGAGGAAGAATATCTTCAATCATGGATATCACTTACAGAGATGGAAATGCAAAGCGTTTTGCCGGAGCAGTTGGAATTTCCCCTTTTACATCTAACTTGTTGTTAGAAGGACCAATTTCTAAAGCGAATAACATATCATTTGTTGTTTCAGGTAAAGCTTCATTGCTAGAGCAAACATCAAAAGCATTGTATCCTTACATCAATCAGGATGAAAATGGTGTAACACAAGGATTACCATTCAATTTTTGGGATTTATACGGAAAAGTAACAGTACAGGGAAATGCTGCCAATAAAATTTCATTCTTCGGATTTTCATTTAATGACAACGTTACTTATCAAGCAGTTTCAAACTTAAACTGGAAAAGTTTTGGTGGTGGATCTAACTTCATCTTTGTACCTGAGAATTCAGAGTTATTCATGAAAGGAAGATTAAACTTCTCATCTTATGATATTGCATTGGAAGAAGAAAATCTTGAACCTAGAACATCAGGAATATTTGGAGGAGAATTAGCCTTTGATTTCACTTATTATTTGGCTAGAAAAACCAAATTAGATTATGGATTTGGATTCAGTTATTTCAGAACAGAGTTCCAAACTTTCAATGAGGTAAACAGAAAAATTGAACAAAACGATAATACAATTGAAGCGGGGGCTTACGTGAGCTATCGTTATGTTTCAAAAAGTAAAAGATTAATCTTAGAACCTAGCTTTAGATTTCAAGCATATTCATCAGTTGGTCAGGTTACGGCTGAGCCAAGATTCGCAGGTAAGTTTAACATCACGGATATCTGGAGAGTTAAAGTGGCAGGTGGATTTTACACGCAAAACTTTACAAGTACAACATCAGATCAGGACGTAGTGAATTTATTTTATGGATTTATTACTGCTCCAAGTAACATTCCTTCAGATTTTCAATTGCAAAATTCAAGTGAAATTCAAATTAAAAACGGATTGCAAAAAGCATGGCATGGTGTAGGAGGTATTGAGATTGATCTTTCTAAAACCTTAAAATTAAACCTTGAAGGATATTATAAATTCTTCAATCAGCTTACCAACGTGAACCGTAACAAGATTTATGAAGACAATGCTGAGAATTCTCAAATTGATGACGTGTTCAAAAAAGACTTCATTATTGAAAATGGTAGAGCCTGGGGAGGAGACATTGTATTGACATTTAAAACTAAGCACCTTTACATCTGGACAGCTTATTCATTAGGTAAAGTTGTTAGATGGGATGGTTTTGACGAATACGCTCCTGTATTTGATAGAAGACACAATGTTAACTTAATAGCAACTTACACTTTCGGAAAAAATGAAAGTTGGGAAATTACATCTCGTTGGAATTTAGGTACAGGTTTACCATTTAAACAAACAGTTGGTGTGTATGAGCAACCGGTAATTAACAATATTGATGATGACTACGTTGCCGGAAATGCTAATGAGTTAACGTTTATCTATGAAAATGGTAACAATGGTCGTCTTCCAACTTATCACCGTTTAGACTTGAATGTGAAAAAGACATTGTCATTTGAGAATAATAAGAACTTGAAAATTGAATTTATCGCAGGTGTTACAAACGTTTATAGTAGAAATAATATCTTCTATGTAAATAGAGTAACAAATGAGAAAGTTCATCAGCTTCCTATTATGCCTTCTTTGGCTGTTAACTTCAAATTCTAA
- a CDS encoding LuxR C-terminal-related transcriptional regulator — MIDLILADSNELIRVGLRTIFKDEEFRIIGEAESTEELLDQIKTFKPQVVLIDYTSDGFTIDAVPAVKALDPQVQIVGITPLQTAQTLVHAIKSGVTSYIKKDCSLEEIKNAVVETANNNTFFCGTILETIRTEGINIESIEEVDFSCDPVMLSDREREIITLIAEGHTNAAISEKLFLSKHTVNTHRKNIMAKLGVKNTAGIVMYAVKEKYTSPNKYLFSADS, encoded by the coding sequence GTGATCGATCTAATACTTGCAGATAGTAACGAATTAATTCGCGTTGGCCTTAGAACAATCTTCAAGGACGAAGAGTTTAGAATCATAGGTGAAGCTGAAAGTACAGAAGAATTATTAGATCAAATCAAAACATTTAAACCTCAAGTTGTATTAATTGATTACACTTCAGATGGTTTTACAATTGACGCAGTTCCGGCAGTTAAAGCATTAGATCCACAAGTGCAAATAGTAGGAATCACGCCACTTCAAACCGCTCAAACTTTGGTGCATGCAATTAAGTCAGGAGTAACATCTTACATTAAAAAGGATTGCAGTCTTGAGGAAATAAAAAATGCTGTAGTTGAAACGGCGAATAACAATACTTTTTTTTGCGGGACTATTTTGGAAACTATCAGAACTGAAGGAATCAATATTGAAAGTATTGAGGAAGTTGATTTTAGTTGTGATCCGGTAATGTTATCAGATAGAGAAAGAGAGATTATTACATTAATTGCGGAAGGGCATACAAATGCAGCGATCTCTGAAAAACTTTTTTTAAGTAAGCATACGGTTAATACCCACCGCAAGAATATTATGGCCAAATTAGGTGTTAAAAATACCGCAGGAATTGTTATGTACGCGGTGAAAGAGAAATATACTTCTCCTAATAAGTACTTGTTTTCAGCTGATTCTTAA
- a CDS encoding RNA polymerase sigma factor encodes MRLFKKDYSTYTDEDLMRSFIEGDKVAFEHIYARYESFMVNFFYRKLWSDRIKAEDFTHDLFTKIIDKPDAFDLSRNFKTWLFSVANNMCKNEYKKQEVRKNTGYDVPEGVQAKDETILPDMAVDKSNFAAQLKVELDKLNEKHREVFMMRHFEGLSLNEIADALEINAGTVKSRLHHATKALAEKLAVFRKTMI; translated from the coding sequence ATGCGGCTTTTTAAGAAAGATTACTCAACATACACGGACGAAGACCTGATGCGCTCTTTTATTGAGGGTGACAAGGTAGCCTTTGAGCATATTTATGCTCGGTATGAGAGCTTTATGGTGAATTTTTTCTATCGAAAATTGTGGAGTGATAGAATTAAAGCAGAGGATTTTACGCATGATTTATTTACAAAGATTATTGACAAACCGGATGCATTTGACTTGAGTAGAAACTTTAAAACTTGGTTGTTTTCGGTAGCTAATAACATGTGTAAAAATGAATATAAGAAACAAGAAGTAAGAAAAAATACAGGATATGACGTCCCTGAAGGTGTACAGGCAAAAGATGAAACAATCTTACCTGATATGGCGGTCGACAAATCCAATTTTGCCGCTCAGTTAAAAGTTGAATTAGATAAACTGAACGAAAAACACAGAGAGGTATTTATGATGCGGCATTTTGAAGGCCTCTCATTAAACGAAATAGCAGACGCGCTGGAGATCAATGCAGGCACGGTAAAGTCAAGGTTACATCATGCAACTAAGGCTTTAGCAGAGAAATTAGCGGTTTTCAGAAAAACAATGATATGA
- a CDS encoding response regulator, with protein MRIGIVENEFVTQLHLENLILNLGFEVVGCARNYNEGLIIHDENLPDLMLVDIYLESEKTGVDLVKEIGDTNTAFIFISGNLDERTMELVSEVSFHAFLSKPFINSEFDSLLSEFEKSYLKV; from the coding sequence ATGCGCATTGGGATAGTAGAAAATGAATTTGTAACGCAGTTGCATCTTGAAAATTTGATTTTAAATTTAGGATTTGAAGTGGTTGGCTGTGCTAGAAATTATAATGAAGGATTAATTATTCACGACGAGAATTTACCTGATCTAATGCTTGTTGATATATATCTAGAAAGTGAAAAAACTGGAGTAGACCTAGTAAAAGAAATAGGTGATACCAATACTGCATTCATTTTTATTTCAGGTAATCTTGATGAGAGAACAATGGAATTAGTTTCAGAGGTTTCATTCCATGCATTTTTGTCCAAACCATTTATTAATAGTGAGTTTGATAGCCTACTCTCAGAATTCGAGAAATCCTATTTAAAAGTTTGA
- a CDS encoding sensor histidine kinase: MRNEGLKYLLDIISGNSDITDELINENESSPDVQMLLTTLKAVQDLIIRKDQKILQLEEDNKALLAELYDRVNNNMQIISSLLSLQSDYVENEETKSLIRYCQYRLKSMSLVHEVLYKSKDLAKIEYGKYIEMLANHLAITMKGHDNKVHFHFDISPILLNIETAIPLGLLLNEILTNSLKYGIKDQNKGNIYIKLQESKYPNYVLHIKDDGEGFDNDKDFRSSESLGLLLIHKLTLQLKGNIEKVNQEKGTYYIISFRRIG; the protein is encoded by the coding sequence TTGAGAAATGAAGGTCTTAAATATCTATTGGATATAATCTCGGGTAATTCAGATATTACTGACGAATTAATCAATGAAAATGAGTCAAGTCCTGATGTTCAAATGTTATTAACAACATTAAAAGCGGTTCAGGATTTAATCATCAGAAAAGATCAAAAAATTCTTCAGCTTGAAGAAGATAATAAGGCGTTGTTAGCTGAACTTTATGACAGAGTCAATAATAACATGCAAATAATTAGTAGTCTTCTAAGTTTGCAGTCTGATTATGTAGAAAATGAAGAAACTAAATCATTAATTAGGTATTGCCAGTACAGGTTAAAGTCAATGTCTTTAGTTCATGAAGTTTTGTATAAATCAAAAGATCTTGCGAAAATTGAGTACGGAAAGTATATTGAAATGTTGGCAAATCATTTGGCCATAACAATGAAAGGACATGATAACAAGGTTCATTTCCATTTTGATATATCTCCAATCTTGCTGAATATTGAAACAGCTATTCCTTTAGGTCTTTTGCTAAACGAAATTCTTACCAACTCTCTAAAATATGGTATTAAAGATCAAAATAAAGGGAATATTTATATCAAACTACAAGAATCAAAGTATCCAAATTATGTACTTCATATAAAAGATGATGGAGAAGGGTTTGATAATGATAAAGATTTTAGGTCAAGTGAGTCTTTGGGGCTTTTACTTATTCATAAATTGACGTTACAGCTTAAAGGAAATATTGAAAAAGTCAATCAAGAAAAAGGAACATATTACATTATTTCATTTCGGAGAATTGGATAA
- a CDS encoding tetratricopeptide repeat protein: MKWFVLHIALFLSLISIGQENVLSEGNELYNSEKYEEAIEAYSKHIANGEYSVELYYNLGNAYYRNGDLGKSIWAYESALKIDPDHEDANFNLEFANAQTIDKLDTQRHGLGHWVQGLAFSDKINFWAIISIICSILLSLALTVFVKSRLRKYRNFSLLSTSILLIGLIVSIVGASYHKNLITSKSQGVVITEQVDVLVSPQEGAKTSYKLSEGAKVSIVSDSDDWVQINLNDNKGWIQKKDIWNI; this comes from the coding sequence GTGAAGTGGTTTGTATTACATATTGCCCTGTTTTTAAGTCTAATTTCAATTGGACAAGAAAATGTATTGTCAGAAGGCAATGAACTGTATAACAGTGAAAAATACGAGGAAGCAATTGAAGCATATTCAAAGCACATTGCCAATGGTGAATACAGTGTTGAATTGTATTACAATTTAGGGAATGCATACTATAGAAATGGAGATTTAGGTAAATCAATTTGGGCGTACGAATCCGCACTTAAAATTGACCCTGATCATGAAGATGCCAATTTTAATCTTGAATTTGCTAATGCACAAACTATTGACAAATTAGATACCCAAAGACATGGTTTAGGTCACTGGGTTCAAGGATTAGCCTTTAGTGATAAGATTAACTTTTGGGCAATCATCAGTATAATCTGTTCTATACTTTTATCACTGGCTTTGACTGTTTTTGTAAAATCCAGATTAAGAAAATACAGAAACTTTAGTCTTTTGTCAACGAGTATTTTACTGATAGGTTTAATTGTTAGCATAGTTGGAGCCAGTTATCATAAAAACCTTATCACTTCAAAATCACAAGGGGTTGTTATAACAGAACAGGTAGACGTATTGGTTTCACCTCAAGAAGGCGCCAAAACAAGTTATAAATTAAGTGAAGGTGCAAAGGTTTCAATAGTATCTGACTCTGATGACTGGGTTCAAATCAACCTCAATGACAATAAAGGTTGGATTCAGAAAAAAGACATCTGGAATATTTAA
- a CDS encoding BatD family protein, which translates to MIKHFYILLLLLSNFVFAQSESIQVAVSGNTVTNNDIFQYQISVGCKCDLNPPAFIDFDVLGQNEGSMQSTTIINGKQTNTCTRTITYNLRAKKKGTLSIESASANCDGEKSKADGIQINVVDAEEAFNASKGVAPYFYEVKSSKDEVFVGEPFTITFSLYTDKNVSEIVNLMKGDAIALWRQPLFDERDPQHVFEQYHTKVKGKDYSVIVLTQELCFADQAGTIHISPYYGNAVESYDIFNTRYREGYSNSLDIKVKEVPVSKPENYNGMAGKFEITHSISDTDVKVGHAFDMKIKVSGLGNFNILKAPEPDYFFSADTFLCALDSINDQLAITEKGLDGWIEFSYVITPKVAGNYHVKPFAFSYYDWDSRSMKSVTTHEFDLKIKEGKAPKIENPNGEVEVQEVEQDIHHISTGETTVFDNSDFIFGRWYYWLLVLGPFAVPFFLIIVSRKKSKVSDEELIKSEQKNTKKTVIKEIPKLKTLDNKEGLRQLKNLIEEYFMKHLQIGRSALSKSSITQNLKSQNVDDSHISSFQNIWDQLEIAQYAPLSDKNTTEIFDETAELIKNLNKLI; encoded by the coding sequence GTGATTAAACACTTTTACATATTACTACTATTGCTAAGCAATTTTGTTTTTGCTCAATCTGAAAGCATTCAGGTTGCAGTAAGTGGTAATACTGTGACCAATAATGACATTTTTCAATACCAAATTTCAGTTGGATGTAAATGCGATTTAAATCCTCCTGCATTCATAGATTTTGATGTTTTGGGGCAGAATGAAGGAAGCATGCAAAGCACTACCATCATTAATGGTAAACAAACCAACACTTGCACTAGAACGATCACTTATAACCTTAGAGCAAAGAAAAAAGGTACTTTATCCATTGAATCTGCATCAGCCAATTGTGATGGCGAAAAAAGTAAAGCAGATGGAATTCAAATTAATGTAGTTGATGCAGAAGAAGCCTTTAATGCCAGTAAGGGTGTAGCTCCGTATTTTTATGAAGTAAAAAGCAGTAAAGATGAAGTATTTGTTGGAGAGCCATTCACCATTACTTTTTCCCTTTATACAGATAAGAATGTTTCTGAAATTGTAAACTTAATGAAAGGTGATGCAATTGCATTATGGAGACAACCACTATTTGATGAAAGAGATCCGCAACATGTTTTTGAACAATATCATACAAAAGTAAAAGGGAAAGACTATAGTGTGATTGTGCTGACACAGGAACTTTGTTTTGCCGATCAAGCGGGAACAATTCACATATCTCCATACTATGGAAATGCTGTAGAAAGTTATGACATCTTTAACACTAGGTACAGAGAGGGTTATTCAAATAGCTTAGATATTAAAGTAAAAGAAGTTCCTGTAAGTAAGCCCGAAAACTACAACGGTATGGCAGGTAAGTTTGAAATTACTCATTCAATTAGCGATACAGATGTTAAAGTAGGTCATGCTTTTGACATGAAAATAAAGGTTTCAGGATTGGGTAATTTTAATATTTTGAAAGCACCTGAACCGGATTATTTCTTTTCAGCAGATACATTTTTGTGCGCCCTGGACAGTATCAATGATCAATTAGCAATTACTGAAAAAGGACTAGACGGTTGGATTGAATTCTCTTACGTTATCACCCCTAAAGTTGCAGGAAATTATCATGTAAAGCCATTTGCTTTTAGTTATTATGACTGGGATTCAAGATCAATGAAATCTGTCACTACACATGAATTTGACTTAAAAATAAAAGAAGGTAAAGCGCCTAAAATTGAAAACCCAAATGGTGAAGTGGAAGTTCAGGAAGTTGAACAAGATATACATCACATTTCAACCGGGGAAACAACTGTTTTTGACAATAGCGACTTTATTTTTGGAAGATGGTATTATTGGCTATTAGTTCTAGGACCTTTTGCCGTTCCTTTTTTCTTGATCATTGTAAGTAGAAAAAAATCAAAGGTATCAGATGAAGAACTGATTAAATCAGAACAAAAGAATACGAAAAAGACAGTAATAAAAGAGATTCCGAAACTAAAAACCCTTGACAATAAAGAAGGATTAAGACAATTAAAAAACCTAATTGAAGAGTATTTTATGAAGCATCTTCAAATAGGAAGATCAGCCTTATCAAAAAGTAGCATTACACAAAATTTAAAATCTCAAAATGTGGATGATTCACACATTTCATCTTTCCAAAATATTTGGGATCAACTTGAAATTGCCCAATATGCGCCATTGAGTGATAAGAATACTACCGAGATTTTTGATGAAACAGCTGAACTGATTAAAAACTTGAATAAACTCATTTAG